The Bombus fervidus isolate BK054 chromosome 8, iyBomFerv1, whole genome shotgun sequence genome window below encodes:
- the Nan gene encoding transient receptor potential cation channel subfamily V member nanchung isoform X2 codes for MGNTESNVASGVKKQTDASSILLYKLVDMKGGGLLVNMMKRATQTKQYAELDHALRTKVEPYLYNKGRGKWIPIEKLVLLRNKDRPKHKMLPPLRSMENPADYDIDKDMQNEDELDETKIDKSKYRLVCWNLGERGAVGETILHLCMLHSTAIHIDLAKRLLRFYPKLINDVYISDEYYGESALHIAIVNEDPALVKFLLDSGADVHERCVGNFMCPEDQKASRSDSLDHEWVCVAPETDYSGYVYWGEYPLSFAACLGQEECYRLILARGADPDKQDTNGNTVLHMLVIYEKLTMFDMAYEVGASLAIRNAQHLTPLTLSAKLAKIELFFHILNIEREIYWQIGSITCAAYPLSQVDTIDVITGSISHNSALNLVVFGEKDEHLELMDGILVDLLNAKWNTFVKSRFYRQFFLFCFYFILSLISFTLRPGPTITSSTSSLSVTPHVSVPSIESPITTLKPEQLLPNVTKTSQNLNLSLLLDKVVTTAFTSNIKYPSNITTASFDKLKLDIVTDLTSILNISSTDRSQNEIELFNDSYRIAIRPAEHLYSKNNGTPTDYLKITTINNSVVFINSTMPFDNNTFSPGSNKHNWWNNLTEKCRLMHLTTLSAKIRLIAEILMEIAAILYIIAALREARFLGLNMFIENLMTAPSRVMFLFSCCILLSFPLLRLACADQVEDMLAVVVMLTTAPYFLFFCRGFKTVGPFVVMIYRMIMGDLLRFVSIYLVFVMGFSQEGVDDSVSNPMPSPIESIMAMFLMSMTNFGDYYGAFERTQHEMEAKFLFVVYMAIVAILLVNMLIAMMGNTYQKIAETRNEWQRQWARIVLVVERGVSPQERLKKLMDYSQPMSDGRRALVLRLSQSEEDKEEMKEILEMKRTHDRLYKKRQSKVTKKIVTSEDNTIL; via the exons ATGGGAAATACGGAGAGCAATGTAGCCAGCGGAGTAAAAAAACAAACGGACGCATCTTCTATCTTGCTTTATAAATTAGTCGACATGAAAG GAGGTGGTTTATTGGTAAATATGATGAAAAGGGCAACGCAAACTAAACAATACGCGGAATTGGACCATGCTTTAAGAACGAAAGTAGAACCGTATTTATACAATAAGGGTAGAGGTAAAtggattccaatcgaaaagtTGGTTTTGCTGCGGAACAAGGATCGTCCGAAGCACAAAATG CTTCCACCGTTGAGATCTATGGAGAATCCTGCCGATTACGATATAGACAAAGATATGCAAAATGAGGATGAATTAGACGAGACAAAAATAG ATAAAAGCAAGTATAGACTAGTCTGCTGGAATTTAGGCGAAAGAGGAGCAGTCGGCGAAACGATTTTACACTTATGCATGTTACACTCAACTGCTATTCACATTGATCTGGCTAAACGTTTATTACGTTTTTACCCTAAGCTTATCAACGATGTATATATCAGTGATGAATATTACG GTGAGAGCGCATTACACATCGCGATAGTAAATGAAGATCCAGCATTGGTAAAATTCCTTTTGGACAGCGGTGCGGACGTACACGAAAGATGCGTGGGGAACTTTATGTGTCCGGAGGATCAAAAAGCGTCGAGATCGGACAGTCTGGATCACGAATGGGTTTGCGTAGCTCCGGAAACAGATTATAGCGG ATACGTCTACTGGGGCGAGTATCCTTTAAGTTTCGCCGCATGTTTAGGACAGGAAGAATGTTACAGATTAATACTGGCCAGGGGAGCGGATCCCGACAAGCAAGACACAAATGGAAATACTGTTTTACATATGTTGGTCATCTATGAAAAACTG ACTATGTTCGATATGGCATATGAAGTGGGTGCGTCGTTAGCGATCAGAAATGCTCAACATTTAACACCTTTGACGTTATCGGCGAAATTAGCTAAAATCGAACTGTTTTTTCATATCTTGAACATCGAGCGGGAGATTTATTGGCAGATCGGGAGTATTACGTGTGCAGCTTATCCTTTATCGCAAGTCGACACGATTGATGTTATTACAGGAAGCATCAGTCATAATTCCGCTTTGAATCTGGTGGTATTTGGC GAAAAGGACGAACATTTGGAATTGATGGACGGTATCCTGGTTGATCTACTAAATGCCAAGTGGAACACTTTCGTCAAGTCTCGATTCTATcgtcaattttttcttttttgtttttactttATTCTGTCATTGATCAGCTTTACTCTTCGACCCGGGCCAACAATAACATCGTCCACTTCCTCACTCTCTGTCACTCCTCATGTCTCTGTTCCATCCATCGAATCGCCCATAACAACTCTAAAGCCGGAGCAACTCCTCCCAAACGTTACTAAAACTTCTCAAAATTTAAATCTATCCCTTCTTCTCGATAAAGTTGTTACCACTGCTTTTACctcgaatataaaatatccttcAAATATAACAACGGCAAGCTTTGATAAACTGAAGCTTGATATTGTCACCGATTTAACGTCTATCTTGAACATTTCCTCGACAGACCGATCTCAAAACGAGATCGAATTGTTCAACGATTCTTACAGGATAGCTATTCGACCAGCTGAACATTTATACTCCAAAAATAACGGCACACCAACGgattatctaaaaattacgACGATCAATAACAGTGTCGTCTTTATAAATTCGACGATGCCTTTcgataataatacattttctcCTGGTAGTAACAAACACAACTg GTGGAACAATCTCACAGAAAAGTGTAGACTAATGCATCTAACAACGTTATCGGCCAAGATTCGACTAATCGCCGAAATATTAATGGAGATTGCGGctattctttatattattgCAGCACTGCGCGAAGCCAGATTTCTCGGTCTTAACATGTTCATTGAGAATCTA aTGACTGCGCCATCGCGAGTAATGTTCCTCTTCTCCTGTTGTATATTACTGTCCTTTCCATTGCTGAGGTTGGCTTGCGCCGACCAAGTTGAAGATATGTTGGCAGTTGTAGTGATGTTAACGACGGCaccgtattttttatttttctgcagAGGTTTCAAAACGGTCGGTCCGTTTGTTGTGATGATTTACAGAATGATAATGGGTGATTTGCTCCGTTTCGTCTCCATTTATTTAGTCTTCGTAATGGGATTTTCTCAag AAGGAGTAGATGATTCGGTGAGCAACCCAATGCCATCGCCGATAGAAAGTATAATGGCAATGTTCCTTATGAGCATGACGAACTTTGGAGATTATTATGGCGCGTTTGAGAGAACGCAACACGAAATGGAAGCTAAG TTCTTATTTGTGGTATATATGGCAATCGTTGCCATATTATTGGTAAATATGTTAATTGCTATGATGGGAAATACATATCAGAAAATCGCGGAAACAAGAAACGAATGGCAAAGACAA TGGGCACGTATAGTTTTGGTAGTAGAAAGAGGAGTAAGTCCACAGGAAAGgcttaaaaaattaatggaCTATTCGCAGCCAATGTCCGATGGTCGAAGGGCGTTAGTACTTCGATTGAGTCAATCG GAAGAAGACaaggaagaaatgaaagaaattttagaaatgaaaagaacTCATGATagattgtataaaaaaagacaGAGCAAGGTAACAAAAAAGATCGTAACATCAGAAGATAAtactattttgtaa
- the Nan gene encoding transient receptor potential cation channel subfamily V member nanchung isoform X3 encodes MGNTESNVASGVKKQTDASSILLYKLVDMKGGGLLVNMMKRATQTKQYAELDHALRTKVEPYLYNKGRGKWIPIEKLVLLRNKDRPKHKMLPPLRSMENPADYDIDKDMQNEDELDETKIDKSKYRLVCWNLGERGAVGETILHLCMLHSTAIHIDLAKRLLRFYPKLINDVYISDEYYGESALHIAIVNEDPALVKFLLDSGADVHERCVGNFMCPEDQKASRSDSLDHEWVCVAPETDYSGYVYWGEYPLSFAACLGQEECYRLILARGADPDKQDTNGNTVLHMLVIYEKLTMFDMAYEVGASLAIRNAQHLTPLTLSAKLAKIELFFHILNIEREIYWQIGSITCAAYPLSQVDTIDVITGSISHNSALNLVVFGEKDEHLELMDGILVDLLNAKWNTFVKSRFYRQFFLFCFYFILSLISFTLRPGPTITSSTSSLSVTPHVSVPSIESPITTLKPEQLLPNVTKTSQNLNLSLLLDKVVTTAFTSNIKYPSNITTASFDKLKLDIVTDLTSILNISSTDRSQNEIELFNDSYRIAIRPAEHLYSKNNGTPTDYLKITTINNSVVFINSTMPFDNNTFSPGSNKHNWWNNLTEKCRLMHLTTLSAKIRLIAEILMEIAAILYIIAALREARFLGLNMFIENLMTAPSRVMFLFSCCILLSFPLLRLACADQVEDMLAVVVMLTTAPYFLFFCRGFKTVGPFVVMIYRMIMGDLLRFVSIYLVFVMGFSQAYYIIFLSFDNPNTPEGVDDSVSNPMPSPIESIMAMFLMSMTNFGDYYGAFERTQHEMEAKEYLLTITQLLILELISQWARIVLVVERGVSPQERLKKLMDYSQPMSDGRRALVLRLSQSEEDKEEMKEILEMKRTHDRLYKKRQSKVTKKIVTSEDNTIL; translated from the exons ATGGGAAATACGGAGAGCAATGTAGCCAGCGGAGTAAAAAAACAAACGGACGCATCTTCTATCTTGCTTTATAAATTAGTCGACATGAAAG GAGGTGGTTTATTGGTAAATATGATGAAAAGGGCAACGCAAACTAAACAATACGCGGAATTGGACCATGCTTTAAGAACGAAAGTAGAACCGTATTTATACAATAAGGGTAGAGGTAAAtggattccaatcgaaaagtTGGTTTTGCTGCGGAACAAGGATCGTCCGAAGCACAAAATG CTTCCACCGTTGAGATCTATGGAGAATCCTGCCGATTACGATATAGACAAAGATATGCAAAATGAGGATGAATTAGACGAGACAAAAATAG ATAAAAGCAAGTATAGACTAGTCTGCTGGAATTTAGGCGAAAGAGGAGCAGTCGGCGAAACGATTTTACACTTATGCATGTTACACTCAACTGCTATTCACATTGATCTGGCTAAACGTTTATTACGTTTTTACCCTAAGCTTATCAACGATGTATATATCAGTGATGAATATTACG GTGAGAGCGCATTACACATCGCGATAGTAAATGAAGATCCAGCATTGGTAAAATTCCTTTTGGACAGCGGTGCGGACGTACACGAAAGATGCGTGGGGAACTTTATGTGTCCGGAGGATCAAAAAGCGTCGAGATCGGACAGTCTGGATCACGAATGGGTTTGCGTAGCTCCGGAAACAGATTATAGCGG ATACGTCTACTGGGGCGAGTATCCTTTAAGTTTCGCCGCATGTTTAGGACAGGAAGAATGTTACAGATTAATACTGGCCAGGGGAGCGGATCCCGACAAGCAAGACACAAATGGAAATACTGTTTTACATATGTTGGTCATCTATGAAAAACTG ACTATGTTCGATATGGCATATGAAGTGGGTGCGTCGTTAGCGATCAGAAATGCTCAACATTTAACACCTTTGACGTTATCGGCGAAATTAGCTAAAATCGAACTGTTTTTTCATATCTTGAACATCGAGCGGGAGATTTATTGGCAGATCGGGAGTATTACGTGTGCAGCTTATCCTTTATCGCAAGTCGACACGATTGATGTTATTACAGGAAGCATCAGTCATAATTCCGCTTTGAATCTGGTGGTATTTGGC GAAAAGGACGAACATTTGGAATTGATGGACGGTATCCTGGTTGATCTACTAAATGCCAAGTGGAACACTTTCGTCAAGTCTCGATTCTATcgtcaattttttcttttttgtttttactttATTCTGTCATTGATCAGCTTTACTCTTCGACCCGGGCCAACAATAACATCGTCCACTTCCTCACTCTCTGTCACTCCTCATGTCTCTGTTCCATCCATCGAATCGCCCATAACAACTCTAAAGCCGGAGCAACTCCTCCCAAACGTTACTAAAACTTCTCAAAATTTAAATCTATCCCTTCTTCTCGATAAAGTTGTTACCACTGCTTTTACctcgaatataaaatatccttcAAATATAACAACGGCAAGCTTTGATAAACTGAAGCTTGATATTGTCACCGATTTAACGTCTATCTTGAACATTTCCTCGACAGACCGATCTCAAAACGAGATCGAATTGTTCAACGATTCTTACAGGATAGCTATTCGACCAGCTGAACATTTATACTCCAAAAATAACGGCACACCAACGgattatctaaaaattacgACGATCAATAACAGTGTCGTCTTTATAAATTCGACGATGCCTTTcgataataatacattttctcCTGGTAGTAACAAACACAACTg GTGGAACAATCTCACAGAAAAGTGTAGACTAATGCATCTAACAACGTTATCGGCCAAGATTCGACTAATCGCCGAAATATTAATGGAGATTGCGGctattctttatattattgCAGCACTGCGCGAAGCCAGATTTCTCGGTCTTAACATGTTCATTGAGAATCTA aTGACTGCGCCATCGCGAGTAATGTTCCTCTTCTCCTGTTGTATATTACTGTCCTTTCCATTGCTGAGGTTGGCTTGCGCCGACCAAGTTGAAGATATGTTGGCAGTTGTAGTGATGTTAACGACGGCaccgtattttttatttttctgcagAGGTTTCAAAACGGTCGGTCCGTTTGTTGTGATGATTTACAGAATGATAATGGGTGATTTGCTCCGTTTCGTCTCCATTTATTTAGTCTTCGTAATGGGATTTTCTCAag CATATTACATCATATTCCTATCTTTCGATAATCCAAATACACCAGAAGGAGTAGATGATTCGGTGAGCAACCCAATGCCATCGCCGATAGAAAGTATAATGGCAATGTTCCTTATGAGCATGACGAACTTTGGAGATTATTATGGCGCGTTTGAGAGAACGCAACACGAAATGGAAGCTAAG gaatatttattaactatTACTCAGTTATTAATACTGGAATTAATATCACAGTGGGCACGTATAGTTTTGGTAGTAGAAAGAGGAGTAAGTCCACAGGAAAGgcttaaaaaattaatggaCTATTCGCAGCCAATGTCCGATGGTCGAAGGGCGTTAGTACTTCGATTGAGTCAATCG GAAGAAGACaaggaagaaatgaaagaaattttagaaatgaaaagaacTCATGATagattgtataaaaaaagacaGAGCAAGGTAACAAAAAAGATCGTAACATCAGAAGATAAtactattttgtaa
- the Nan gene encoding transient receptor potential cation channel subfamily V member nanchung isoform X4, with amino-acid sequence MGNTESNVASGVKKQTDASSILLYKLVDMKGGGLLVNMMKRATQTKQYAELDHALRTKVEPYLYNKGRGKWIPIEKLVLLRNKDRPKHKMLPPLRSMENPADYDIDKDMQNEDELDETKIDKSKYRLVCWNLGERGAVGETILHLCMLHSTAIHIDLAKRLLRFYPKLINDVYISDEYYGESALHIAIVNEDPALVKFLLDSGADVHERCVGNFMCPEDQKASRSDSLDHEWVCVAPETDYSGYVYWGEYPLSFAACLGQEECYRLILARGADPDKQDTNGNTVLHMLVIYEKLTMFDMAYEVGASLAIRNAQHLTPLTLSAKLAKIELFFHILNIEREIYWQIGSITCAAYPLSQVDTIDVITGSISHNSALNLVVFGEKDEHLELMDGILVDLLNAKWNTFVKSRFYRQFFLFCFYFILSLISFTLRPGPTITSSTSSLSVTPHVSVPSIESPITTLKPEQLLPNVTKTSQNLNLSLLLDKVVTTAFTSNIKYPSNITTASFDKLKLDIVTDLTSILNISSTDRSQNEIELFNDSYRIAIRPAEHLYSKNNGTPTDYLKITTINNSVVFINSTMPFDNNTFSPGSNKHNWWNNLTEKCRLMHLTTLSAKIRLIAEILMEIAAILYIIAALREARFLGLNMFIENLMTAPSRVMFLFSCCILLSFPLLRLACADQVEDMLAVVVMLTTAPYFLFFCRGFKTVGPFVVMIYRMIMGDLLRFVSIYLVFVMGFSQAYYIIFLSFDNPNTPEGVDDSVSNPMPSPIESIMAMFLMSMTNFGDYYGAFERTQHEMEAKWARIVLVVERGVSPQERLKKLMDYSQPMSDGRRALVLRLSQSEEDKEEMKEILEMKRTHDRLYKKRQSKVTKKIVTSEDNTIL; translated from the exons ATGGGAAATACGGAGAGCAATGTAGCCAGCGGAGTAAAAAAACAAACGGACGCATCTTCTATCTTGCTTTATAAATTAGTCGACATGAAAG GAGGTGGTTTATTGGTAAATATGATGAAAAGGGCAACGCAAACTAAACAATACGCGGAATTGGACCATGCTTTAAGAACGAAAGTAGAACCGTATTTATACAATAAGGGTAGAGGTAAAtggattccaatcgaaaagtTGGTTTTGCTGCGGAACAAGGATCGTCCGAAGCACAAAATG CTTCCACCGTTGAGATCTATGGAGAATCCTGCCGATTACGATATAGACAAAGATATGCAAAATGAGGATGAATTAGACGAGACAAAAATAG ATAAAAGCAAGTATAGACTAGTCTGCTGGAATTTAGGCGAAAGAGGAGCAGTCGGCGAAACGATTTTACACTTATGCATGTTACACTCAACTGCTATTCACATTGATCTGGCTAAACGTTTATTACGTTTTTACCCTAAGCTTATCAACGATGTATATATCAGTGATGAATATTACG GTGAGAGCGCATTACACATCGCGATAGTAAATGAAGATCCAGCATTGGTAAAATTCCTTTTGGACAGCGGTGCGGACGTACACGAAAGATGCGTGGGGAACTTTATGTGTCCGGAGGATCAAAAAGCGTCGAGATCGGACAGTCTGGATCACGAATGGGTTTGCGTAGCTCCGGAAACAGATTATAGCGG ATACGTCTACTGGGGCGAGTATCCTTTAAGTTTCGCCGCATGTTTAGGACAGGAAGAATGTTACAGATTAATACTGGCCAGGGGAGCGGATCCCGACAAGCAAGACACAAATGGAAATACTGTTTTACATATGTTGGTCATCTATGAAAAACTG ACTATGTTCGATATGGCATATGAAGTGGGTGCGTCGTTAGCGATCAGAAATGCTCAACATTTAACACCTTTGACGTTATCGGCGAAATTAGCTAAAATCGAACTGTTTTTTCATATCTTGAACATCGAGCGGGAGATTTATTGGCAGATCGGGAGTATTACGTGTGCAGCTTATCCTTTATCGCAAGTCGACACGATTGATGTTATTACAGGAAGCATCAGTCATAATTCCGCTTTGAATCTGGTGGTATTTGGC GAAAAGGACGAACATTTGGAATTGATGGACGGTATCCTGGTTGATCTACTAAATGCCAAGTGGAACACTTTCGTCAAGTCTCGATTCTATcgtcaattttttcttttttgtttttactttATTCTGTCATTGATCAGCTTTACTCTTCGACCCGGGCCAACAATAACATCGTCCACTTCCTCACTCTCTGTCACTCCTCATGTCTCTGTTCCATCCATCGAATCGCCCATAACAACTCTAAAGCCGGAGCAACTCCTCCCAAACGTTACTAAAACTTCTCAAAATTTAAATCTATCCCTTCTTCTCGATAAAGTTGTTACCACTGCTTTTACctcgaatataaaatatccttcAAATATAACAACGGCAAGCTTTGATAAACTGAAGCTTGATATTGTCACCGATTTAACGTCTATCTTGAACATTTCCTCGACAGACCGATCTCAAAACGAGATCGAATTGTTCAACGATTCTTACAGGATAGCTATTCGACCAGCTGAACATTTATACTCCAAAAATAACGGCACACCAACGgattatctaaaaattacgACGATCAATAACAGTGTCGTCTTTATAAATTCGACGATGCCTTTcgataataatacattttctcCTGGTAGTAACAAACACAACTg GTGGAACAATCTCACAGAAAAGTGTAGACTAATGCATCTAACAACGTTATCGGCCAAGATTCGACTAATCGCCGAAATATTAATGGAGATTGCGGctattctttatattattgCAGCACTGCGCGAAGCCAGATTTCTCGGTCTTAACATGTTCATTGAGAATCTA aTGACTGCGCCATCGCGAGTAATGTTCCTCTTCTCCTGTTGTATATTACTGTCCTTTCCATTGCTGAGGTTGGCTTGCGCCGACCAAGTTGAAGATATGTTGGCAGTTGTAGTGATGTTAACGACGGCaccgtattttttatttttctgcagAGGTTTCAAAACGGTCGGTCCGTTTGTTGTGATGATTTACAGAATGATAATGGGTGATTTGCTCCGTTTCGTCTCCATTTATTTAGTCTTCGTAATGGGATTTTCTCAag CATATTACATCATATTCCTATCTTTCGATAATCCAAATACACCAGAAGGAGTAGATGATTCGGTGAGCAACCCAATGCCATCGCCGATAGAAAGTATAATGGCAATGTTCCTTATGAGCATGACGAACTTTGGAGATTATTATGGCGCGTTTGAGAGAACGCAACACGAAATGGAAGCTAAG TGGGCACGTATAGTTTTGGTAGTAGAAAGAGGAGTAAGTCCACAGGAAAGgcttaaaaaattaatggaCTATTCGCAGCCAATGTCCGATGGTCGAAGGGCGTTAGTACTTCGATTGAGTCAATCG GAAGAAGACaaggaagaaatgaaagaaattttagaaatgaaaagaacTCATGATagattgtataaaaaaagacaGAGCAAGGTAACAAAAAAGATCGTAACATCAGAAGATAAtactattttgtaa
- the Nan gene encoding transient receptor potential cation channel subfamily V member nanchung isoform X1, translating to MGNTESNVASGVKKQTDASSILLYKLVDMKGGGLLVNMMKRATQTKQYAELDHALRTKVEPYLYNKGRGKWIPIEKLVLLRNKDRPKHKMLPPLRSMENPADYDIDKDMQNEDELDETKIDKSKYRLVCWNLGERGAVGETILHLCMLHSTAIHIDLAKRLLRFYPKLINDVYISDEYYGESALHIAIVNEDPALVKFLLDSGADVHERCVGNFMCPEDQKASRSDSLDHEWVCVAPETDYSGYVYWGEYPLSFAACLGQEECYRLILARGADPDKQDTNGNTVLHMLVIYEKLTMFDMAYEVGASLAIRNAQHLTPLTLSAKLAKIELFFHILNIEREIYWQIGSITCAAYPLSQVDTIDVITGSISHNSALNLVVFGEKDEHLELMDGILVDLLNAKWNTFVKSRFYRQFFLFCFYFILSLISFTLRPGPTITSSTSSLSVTPHVSVPSIESPITTLKPEQLLPNVTKTSQNLNLSLLLDKVVTTAFTSNIKYPSNITTASFDKLKLDIVTDLTSILNISSTDRSQNEIELFNDSYRIAIRPAEHLYSKNNGTPTDYLKITTINNSVVFINSTMPFDNNTFSPGSNKHNWWNNLTEKCRLMHLTTLSAKIRLIAEILMEIAAILYIIAALREARFLGLNMFIENLMTAPSRVMFLFSCCILLSFPLLRLACADQVEDMLAVVVMLTTAPYFLFFCRGFKTVGPFVVMIYRMIMGDLLRFVSIYLVFVMGFSQAYYIIFLSFDNPNTPEGVDDSVSNPMPSPIESIMAMFLMSMTNFGDYYGAFERTQHEMEAKFLFVVYMAIVAILLVNMLIAMMGNTYQKIAETRNEWQRQWARIVLVVERGVSPQERLKKLMDYSQPMSDGRRALVLRLSQSEEDKEEMKEILEMKRTHDRLYKKRQSKVTKKIVTSEDNTIL from the exons ATGGGAAATACGGAGAGCAATGTAGCCAGCGGAGTAAAAAAACAAACGGACGCATCTTCTATCTTGCTTTATAAATTAGTCGACATGAAAG GAGGTGGTTTATTGGTAAATATGATGAAAAGGGCAACGCAAACTAAACAATACGCGGAATTGGACCATGCTTTAAGAACGAAAGTAGAACCGTATTTATACAATAAGGGTAGAGGTAAAtggattccaatcgaaaagtTGGTTTTGCTGCGGAACAAGGATCGTCCGAAGCACAAAATG CTTCCACCGTTGAGATCTATGGAGAATCCTGCCGATTACGATATAGACAAAGATATGCAAAATGAGGATGAATTAGACGAGACAAAAATAG ATAAAAGCAAGTATAGACTAGTCTGCTGGAATTTAGGCGAAAGAGGAGCAGTCGGCGAAACGATTTTACACTTATGCATGTTACACTCAACTGCTATTCACATTGATCTGGCTAAACGTTTATTACGTTTTTACCCTAAGCTTATCAACGATGTATATATCAGTGATGAATATTACG GTGAGAGCGCATTACACATCGCGATAGTAAATGAAGATCCAGCATTGGTAAAATTCCTTTTGGACAGCGGTGCGGACGTACACGAAAGATGCGTGGGGAACTTTATGTGTCCGGAGGATCAAAAAGCGTCGAGATCGGACAGTCTGGATCACGAATGGGTTTGCGTAGCTCCGGAAACAGATTATAGCGG ATACGTCTACTGGGGCGAGTATCCTTTAAGTTTCGCCGCATGTTTAGGACAGGAAGAATGTTACAGATTAATACTGGCCAGGGGAGCGGATCCCGACAAGCAAGACACAAATGGAAATACTGTTTTACATATGTTGGTCATCTATGAAAAACTG ACTATGTTCGATATGGCATATGAAGTGGGTGCGTCGTTAGCGATCAGAAATGCTCAACATTTAACACCTTTGACGTTATCGGCGAAATTAGCTAAAATCGAACTGTTTTTTCATATCTTGAACATCGAGCGGGAGATTTATTGGCAGATCGGGAGTATTACGTGTGCAGCTTATCCTTTATCGCAAGTCGACACGATTGATGTTATTACAGGAAGCATCAGTCATAATTCCGCTTTGAATCTGGTGGTATTTGGC GAAAAGGACGAACATTTGGAATTGATGGACGGTATCCTGGTTGATCTACTAAATGCCAAGTGGAACACTTTCGTCAAGTCTCGATTCTATcgtcaattttttcttttttgtttttactttATTCTGTCATTGATCAGCTTTACTCTTCGACCCGGGCCAACAATAACATCGTCCACTTCCTCACTCTCTGTCACTCCTCATGTCTCTGTTCCATCCATCGAATCGCCCATAACAACTCTAAAGCCGGAGCAACTCCTCCCAAACGTTACTAAAACTTCTCAAAATTTAAATCTATCCCTTCTTCTCGATAAAGTTGTTACCACTGCTTTTACctcgaatataaaatatccttcAAATATAACAACGGCAAGCTTTGATAAACTGAAGCTTGATATTGTCACCGATTTAACGTCTATCTTGAACATTTCCTCGACAGACCGATCTCAAAACGAGATCGAATTGTTCAACGATTCTTACAGGATAGCTATTCGACCAGCTGAACATTTATACTCCAAAAATAACGGCACACCAACGgattatctaaaaattacgACGATCAATAACAGTGTCGTCTTTATAAATTCGACGATGCCTTTcgataataatacattttctcCTGGTAGTAACAAACACAACTg GTGGAACAATCTCACAGAAAAGTGTAGACTAATGCATCTAACAACGTTATCGGCCAAGATTCGACTAATCGCCGAAATATTAATGGAGATTGCGGctattctttatattattgCAGCACTGCGCGAAGCCAGATTTCTCGGTCTTAACATGTTCATTGAGAATCTA aTGACTGCGCCATCGCGAGTAATGTTCCTCTTCTCCTGTTGTATATTACTGTCCTTTCCATTGCTGAGGTTGGCTTGCGCCGACCAAGTTGAAGATATGTTGGCAGTTGTAGTGATGTTAACGACGGCaccgtattttttatttttctgcagAGGTTTCAAAACGGTCGGTCCGTTTGTTGTGATGATTTACAGAATGATAATGGGTGATTTGCTCCGTTTCGTCTCCATTTATTTAGTCTTCGTAATGGGATTTTCTCAag CATATTACATCATATTCCTATCTTTCGATAATCCAAATACACCAGAAGGAGTAGATGATTCGGTGAGCAACCCAATGCCATCGCCGATAGAAAGTATAATGGCAATGTTCCTTATGAGCATGACGAACTTTGGAGATTATTATGGCGCGTTTGAGAGAACGCAACACGAAATGGAAGCTAAG TTCTTATTTGTGGTATATATGGCAATCGTTGCCATATTATTGGTAAATATGTTAATTGCTATGATGGGAAATACATATCAGAAAATCGCGGAAACAAGAAACGAATGGCAAAGACAA TGGGCACGTATAGTTTTGGTAGTAGAAAGAGGAGTAAGTCCACAGGAAAGgcttaaaaaattaatggaCTATTCGCAGCCAATGTCCGATGGTCGAAGGGCGTTAGTACTTCGATTGAGTCAATCG GAAGAAGACaaggaagaaatgaaagaaattttagaaatgaaaagaacTCATGATagattgtataaaaaaagacaGAGCAAGGTAACAAAAAAGATCGTAACATCAGAAGATAAtactattttgtaa